Below is a window of Virgibacillus sp. NKC19-3 DNA.
TGGGCGCTGATGATTATATAACCAAACCTTTTGATTTTGAAGTGTTAGTGGCAAAAATTCATGCCATTCTTCGCAGGACGTATGATTTTAACGCTGCCAGCAATGTCATCGAGCATCGAGGCTTAATTTTCAATATTAATAATTTCACGATTTCATTCAAAGACCAAACAGAGGAATTGACCAAGAATGAGGCGAAAATTTTTCAAACATTAATGGAAAACAAAGGAAAAATTATAAAACGGGATAAATTAATGATGACATTGTGGGAATCGGATAGTTTTGTTGACGATAGTGCGCTATATACCAATATCAATCGTTTGCGGAAAAAGCTGGATCACATGGGATTGGAGCATTTTATTACGACCAAAAAAGGTGAAGGATATATGATTGAGGGATCCATATGAACATCTTTTTCTCGTATTTGCATGATTATAAAATACCTGCTGGATTGTGGATGTTGTTTGGCTTGATTCATATCTTTCTCGGGTTTTTGTATCAATTGCCTGTAGAGCGTTCATTGCTTTGGTTGGCACTATGCAGCTTTATTGGAATGATTGCTGTGAGTTTCCATTTTTATAACTATTACACGAAACATAAAGCACTTAGGCTTTTGCAGGAACAAGCCCCGGTGGAAATAGCGCACTTACCTGTACCTAGCGATATGGTGGAGGCAGATTACCAGGAGATCCTGCAGCAGTTGAATGCAGCTTTTTCGCAGCTGGAAAGTACAAAAAAACAAAATGAACAAGCCATATTGGATTATTTTACCATGTGGATGCATCAAATCAAGATACCGATTTCTGCTTTGCATTTCATTCTGCAAGAGGGAGACCGGGAAACGTCAGAGGAAAGTGAGCAATTATTTCGGATTGAGCAATATGTAGAATTGATATTGC
It encodes the following:
- a CDS encoding response regulator transcription factor translates to MKLFIVEDDTIIAQKIKQHMKKWGYEGAIVQDFQNVLSEAIAFDPQLILMDISLPFFNGYYWCGEIRKVSKTPIIFISSATDNMNIVRAIEMGADDYITKPFDFEVLVAKIHAILRRTYDFNAASNVIEHRGLIFNINNFTISFKDQTEELTKNEAKIFQTLMENKGKIIKRDKLMMTLWESDSFVDDSALYTNINRLRKKLDHMGLEHFITTKKGEGYMIEGSI
- a CDS encoding sensor histidine kinase, which produces MNIFFSYLHDYKIPAGLWMLFGLIHIFLGFLYQLPVERSLLWLALCSFIGMIAVSFHFYNYYTKHKALRLLQEQAPVEIAHLPVPSDMVEADYQEILQQLNAAFSQLESTKKQNEQAILDYFTMWMHQIKIPISALHFILQEGDRETSEESEQLFRIEQYVELILQYVRLGSTSTDYHFQEVDLDAVIRDVIKKHAPFFIRKGLPVHYEEVDDHIVTDAKWLSFVLEQILSNALKYTNEGSISIYVNEKSVVIEDTGIGIRAEDIPRVGEKNFTGFTGRQHKSATGLGLHLSKQILAKLGHRMDIESEPGKGTKVSIVLNQQEITAE